Below is a window of Oceaniferula flava DNA.
ACTTTCGAGCAGGAGACGAATATGGAGTGCCATATCTTCCTCGATAGCTCGGCGTCGATGGGCTTTCAGGAGGATGGACCGATTACTAAGTTGGAATACGCGTCCTTTTTCGCCGCCTGCCTCACCTGGTTGGTGATCTCGAAAAACGACCGCGTCTCGATGCAGATTTTCGATGAACAGATCCGGCAGTTTTTTGAGCCGGGGTCCACCCGCCGACAGCTACACAATATCCTCACCGCCATGGAGAACAATCAGCCGGGGAATAAAACTTCGCTGGCAGAGGCTCTGAAGCGTGCCGCGCCGCTCATCAAGCGTAAGGGCACGCTGGTGGTGCTGTCCGATTTCTTTGATGAGCCGGAGGAGATTTTCAAGGCTCTGAACCCGTATTTGCACCGAGGCTTTAGGGTGCACCTTTTCCATGTGTTAGATCCGGCGGAGTTGAATCTGCCGGACCGTGGGTTGTCGCGCTTCATGGATTTGGAAACGGACGACAAAGTAGTGGTCCACACCCAGACGCTGCGTGATGCGTGGAAGAAGGAAATGCGCGATCATACTCAGCTTCTGCGTAAGCTCGCGGCAGGTCGGCAGGTGGATTATGCCCTCACCACCACCACTGAGAGCTGGTTTAAACTCTTCGATCGGCTCGCCTAACACTTCGCCTAACTGATATGCAATTCTTACTCGCAAACCCTGCCTGGCTCTGGCTGCTCTCTCTGGGACTGGTGCCGGTGCTGGTGCATCTTTTTGCGCGTAGTAATCCGCCGAAGTATGCCTTTTCCAGCACCGAGTTCTTACGTCGGATATTGAAAAAAACCGCCCGCATGAGAAAGCCGCAGGACTGGTTGCTGCTACTTCTCCGCACCCTCGCGGTGTTGGCGCTTTTGTTTGTATTCCTGCAACCTCTTCTGACCGGTGGCGGTGAGGCTTTGCCGGGGAAAAAGACCACCGTGTATCTGATCGATCGCTCGGCGTCGATGGCGTGTAAGGAGGGCGCATCGAGCCGATTCGATGGTGCCTGCGCCAAGGCGGTGGAGCTGATGGATTCGGCCGGAGGAGACGATGCCAACGTCGTCTGGATCGATGCTCAACCGGAAGCGGTTTTCCCTCAGCCCGGGCAGAACATCGCCTATTTACAAGATGCGCTGAAACGTGGCAGTGGCCGCGCAGAGCAGGGAGCGATCGCCGCAGCATTGAGTCTGGCACTCGGCCAGCTGAACCTCGTTGAGGGTGCCAGAGAGCTGGTGATCATTTCGGATTTCCAAGCTTCTGCATGGAAAGAATTTCAGCTTCAAGTGCCGAAGGATATCAAAGTGGTGAAAGTGAGAGTGGGGGATGAGGACACTGGAAACCTGGCCGTGAGCGAGCTCTTTGCCACTCCATCAAACCCGGTGGTGGGGCAGGATGTGGTGATGGTCTGCCGCTTGCGTAATTTTTCAGATACTCCACGCAGAACGACGCTTTACCTGGAGTCGGGCGGCGGGCGGCAATCGCGTGATGTCGAGGTGCCAGCCTGGGGGGAGGCGGAGGCGAATTTTTCAAGCCACTTCGCCAGCCCCGGTCAGGTGCAGCTCAGTGCATCCATTGGTGAGGATGCATTCACTGGCGATAATACTCGTCACGCTCTGGTGCAGGTCAGGGATACCTTGAAAATGGTTTCTCTGCCTGCCGCGAAAGGCAGTGCGCGGGAGCAGGCGGTTGAGGTGCTGGATCGTCTGGCAGCTTCGCTGGAATGGCTGGATCACTCGGTGGTCGAGTCGGGAGCTTTGCCAAGTTCTGACAGCGCGGACTTTGTCTTCGTCCACGCTTGGGATGGGGAAAACACCGAAGCTCTGAAAGCACTTGCGGCTGCCGGCACGAGTGTCTTTGTTCACCCTGCCGCGGGCGTGACTTTAACCGATTGCCAGAGCTTGTTAGATGTTCCTGTTAGTTCAGGAAGCCAGCCACTCGCCATGGACACCAAAGGTTCTTGGAAGGCTGGTATTTCCAGAAAATCCGATGCCAACGCCAAGGTCTTCGAGCTCTTCAAGACCGGTGAGTTTGGCAATCCGGCAGCAGGCAGCTTCAAGGAGCGACTTCGTTTACCATCCGCATGGCCGGAAACGGTGACCCATTTGATCGATTACAACGATGACGTGCCCGGCCTGCTCGCCGCACCGGCCGCGAATGTCATCATCTGGAATCTGCCCTTGTCGAACAGTCTGAGCTCGTGGTCGGGCCAATCTTCTTTTGTGCCATTCATGGGCGAGTTGCTGCTGAACTCACGTGCCAGCCAGAAAGGCGTGTCGGCCGAGGTCCTGCCAGGCACGCCCTTGTCGTGGGCACCCGGTGAAGGGGTGACTCCTGACTCGGTGACTTTGTTTGATGACGCCAATACTGCGCAGCCTACGGAAACGCGGATGACCGCTACCGGCGCGCAACTAACCAGCACGGGGACTGCCGCGCCGGGTGTGTATCAGTGGAAAATTGGCGACGGTCTCGCGCACGTGCAGGTTTCCAATTTCCCGGCGACCGAATCAGATCTTCGCTTGATGGACCCCGCGGAGGTGCAGGGCGGTGAAGTGGTCGATTCCCAACAGCTCCTGCGCCGCGCCGCCCTGGGCGATGGCATCCCTCTCTGGCCCTGGTTTCTCTGCGCCGCATTTCTTTTCCTTATCCTGGAATCCCTAGTCAGCATGTGGAAACCAAAACCTGCGAACTAAATCCATGAACCCCGTTTTACCACTCACTCTCCTGATCCCCATCCTCCTTGTGGTGGTGGCTCTGGGTGTTTGGTTGTCGTGGAAATCCTCACAGACCGCGCCGGGGAAACTTCGTAAAATACTCACCGGTCTCCGATTGTTAGCCCTGCTGGCGATGGCCGTTTTTCTGCTGAACCCAGGCAAGTGGCAGTCGATTAGCGATCAAGTCACCCGCGTTTGGGCAGTGATGTTAGATAGCTCAAAATCCATGGGGGTGAAGGAAGGTGAGAGCACCCGCATCGAGCAGGCACTCACGCTGCAAAAGCAAATCGCCCAAAGCGCCGAGGACGCCGGAGTGGAGCTGCGCTACTTTACCTTCGACGATGCCATGACCGCGGTGGAGGCAGAATCCCCAGTGACTGCCACCGGCACTCACAGCGATCTAACAACCTCCGCCGATTCCATGCTCACCCAGCTGAGTGCGCAGGGTGAACCGCTGGCCGGCGTGCTGGTGCTGAGCGACGGTCGGCAGACCCGGCAACCGCGCCATTCCAGCTTCGCCCTACGTGCCCAAGCCCTACAAGTTCCATTCCATACCGTGCAAGTAGGTGGCGACGTGGTGATGAGCGATTTGGCGCTCAGCGCACCGCGCAAACTCATCACTGCATTCCCCGGTCAAAATGTGCAGATCACGGCGGTGATTGAATCACAGGGGCTGGACGATCTTGAAACTCCGCTGATCTTGGAAACAGAAACCGGCGAGGAACTTCAGCAGGTGAAGGTCAGGGTGAAGGCGGACGACCGCGCATTGCATACCTTTTCCATCAAAGCCCCGGAGAAATCCGCCATCGTTAGAATGAGAGTGCCGCTCGACGAAGACGAAAGCCGGGACTCTAACAACGTCGTCGATGTCCGCCTCCGCATTCTCGATGACAAAGCCAAGGTCTTCATCGCCGAGGGCGCACCCTACTGGGACAGCAAGTTCCTCGCCCAGCTGCTCCGTCAGCAAAAACACATGGAGGTGAACTCCGTGCATCGCCTCAGTGCGAACAGATGGTTCCGCATCGACTCCGGCGAGTCGAAACCTCACGAGTCGGCCAACGATGTCTTCCCAGACACCGCCGAGGAGCTGATGTCCTATGATCTGATCATCTTCGGCAAGAACTCCGAGCATTTCCTAACACCCTCACGCATCGCCAACCTCCGCGCCTTTGTGAAAGATCAGGGCGGCGCAGTGCTGTTTTCACGCTCAAAACCCTACACCGGAAAACTGCCAGATCTCGAACCCCTGGAACCAGTCACCTGGACCACCGGGCTGAGTGGAGATTTCCGCCTGCGGCCATCGGCGGATGGCCAGACCGCGGGGCTGTTTGGGCAGGCACTGCCGGCGCCGGAGTCGAGCGTTTGGTCGTCGCTCCCCGAGTTGAAGGACGCGCATCGCATCGATGTGGTGAAGCCGTTTACCCGGGTCTTGGCACACGGCGAAATCGGTGGCGGCAGCACCCAGGGCCGCTTTCCTCTGCTCATGATCCGCCGCTACGGTCAGGGTGTCAGTGGCTTGGTCAATGCCGATGGCCTCTGGAAGTGGGATTTCTACCCGGACGCGCGTGAGCTGGGGAATATGTATCAGGAGTTTTGGATTCAGATGATCCACTGGATGCTGTCCTACTCCGAGTTCCTCCCCGGTCACGATTACTCACTGAACGTCTCCGCTGGAACGGTCGATCCCGCCACGCCGGTTGCCGTGCGCATGGCCTATCGTGGAGTCGGAAAACCCTCAGCCCCCAAGCTCGAAGTGAGCTCACCAGTCTTGGACGCGCCATTCATTTTAGCCCCCGCTGCCGTTCCTTCTGCCGATGGTCGATTGAAATGGGCCACCAGTTTCACTCCTGAAAAGCCGGGGAACTATCAGCTCAAGCTCATCCCTGCCAATCGACCGGAAAAAGGGGCATCGCTGCCGGAAGCCAGTGTCACCGTGCTGCCTCCACCTTCGGAAATGGATGAACTCAGCGCAGATGCCGGATTTTTGAAGGAATTCAGCGAGTCCACCGGCGGTCAGCTCTTGGCCAGTGCCGATCTTCCCGACTTTCTCAGCACCGCCCTCCTGCCAGAAGCCCCAGAGAGCCGCGATCAAGGTGTCGAGTGGAAATCCTCGTGGATGCGCTGGTTTATGCCCATTCTGGTGATCGTCTGCCTCGCACTGGAATGGTGGTTGCGCCGACGCAATGGTCTGGTATAGAATCTTTTAACGCCTAACAAATTTCATGTCCTCATTTCACAATACACTCGGAAAGTTCCATCGCAGATGGTGCTTCGGGCGGGTGTTGCTGATCCTGCTGCTGCTCGTAGCCGCGTATGCCGTCGCCATGCTGTTGCACGGCTGGCTGGACTACAAATTTGCCTTCTCTCAGGAGGCTAGGGAGAAATACAATCTCATCTTGTTTGTCATTCTCGGAGTGGTCGGGCTGACCGCACTGGTGCAGACGCTGCGCATTCCCAGAGAAAAAATCGCCGCCCTTGCCGATGAGAAATTGTCTGATCCCCGTAAGCGGATTCTAGCGGCTGCGAGTTTGGAAAAGTTAGAGTCGCAGCCGGATGCCACCGAGATGCAGAAATTCCACCTCGACCGAGCACTGCTAGACGCGTCCACTGAGCTCGATAAACTTCCAGCCAGCAGCCGCATGCCATTCCGCGCCATGGGGCTCTCAGCCTTGGCCGTTTTCGCCATCGGCGCTGTCATCTGGGGAATCAGTCACTGGGCACCTGAGCCGTTTCGTGTGGTGTCGACGAGAGTGTTAGATCCCTCTTCAGATCTCCCACCCTACAGCCCGCTCAGATTCGAAATCACCCCAGACGCCCCACGTGCTGTCTATGGTGGTGAGGCTGTGGTGCAGGTGAAAATCACTGGAGGCGAGATCGAGCACGATGTGGTCTGCCTGATCCGTGATCCGCTGACTGGAAACATCGAACAAGCCACGGCCTACCGCGAGGGAAAAACCGGCTACGCGAGGAAATTCGAGAACGCCCTGGCTCCGGTCGAGTTTGCCTTTGCTACAGGTCGTGCCCGCAGCGATTGGCACCGACTCGATGTGCTCCTCGAACCGAAAGTTTCCTCCGCCATGATCACCGTGACGCCACCGGCCTACACAGGTCGGGCCGAGCTGACATATCCTCTCGAGGGAGGCGAAATCAAAGCGCTTGAGGGGTCGACCATTACCCTCGCGCTGGAAAGCAACCGACCACTCTCCAGCGGAAAGCTTGAACTCAAAGCACTGGACAAAGGGAAAGATGCTCGCGTGGAGAAAGTCGACGGTAATCTCACGGGAGAACACGG
It encodes the following:
- a CDS encoding DUF58 domain-containing protein; translation: MADTHYKYIRPEDIRRLSHYEFGVKALVEGYLSGRHRSKDRGASIEFHEYRQYTPGDDLSLIDWRVFARTDRHYLKTFEQETNMECHIFLDSSASMGFQEDGPITKLEYASFFAACLTWLVISKNDRVSMQIFDEQIRQFFEPGSTRRQLHNILTAMENNQPGNKTSLAEALKRAAPLIKRKGTLVVLSDFFDEPEEIFKALNPYLHRGFRVHLFHVLDPAELNLPDRGLSRFMDLETDDKVVVHTQTLRDAWKKEMRDHTQLLRKLAAGRQVDYALTTTTESWFKLFDRLA
- a CDS encoding BatA domain-containing protein, yielding MQFLLANPAWLWLLSLGLVPVLVHLFARSNPPKYAFSSTEFLRRILKKTARMRKPQDWLLLLLRTLAVLALLFVFLQPLLTGGGEALPGKKTTVYLIDRSASMACKEGASSRFDGACAKAVELMDSAGGDDANVVWIDAQPEAVFPQPGQNIAYLQDALKRGSGRAEQGAIAAALSLALGQLNLVEGARELVIISDFQASAWKEFQLQVPKDIKVVKVRVGDEDTGNLAVSELFATPSNPVVGQDVVMVCRLRNFSDTPRRTTLYLESGGGRQSRDVEVPAWGEAEANFSSHFASPGQVQLSASIGEDAFTGDNTRHALVQVRDTLKMVSLPAAKGSAREQAVEVLDRLAASLEWLDHSVVESGALPSSDSADFVFVHAWDGENTEALKALAAAGTSVFVHPAAGVTLTDCQSLLDVPVSSGSQPLAMDTKGSWKAGISRKSDANAKVFELFKTGEFGNPAAGSFKERLRLPSAWPETVTHLIDYNDDVPGLLAAPAANVIIWNLPLSNSLSSWSGQSSFVPFMGELLLNSRASQKGVSAEVLPGTPLSWAPGEGVTPDSVTLFDDANTAQPTETRMTATGAQLTSTGTAAPGVYQWKIGDGLAHVQVSNFPATESDLRLMDPAEVQGGEVVDSQQLLRRAALGDGIPLWPWFLCAAFLFLILESLVSMWKPKPAN